A portion of the Acidihalobacter yilgarnensis genome contains these proteins:
- a CDS encoding methyltransferase yields the protein MLREVEEHRISSHAALELLGVTHESSALDTGHADFIAQQSHPAIIPFADLTIYAPSHVYHPWPQSSTHLMRQAIGASPCQAAILEIGCGTGAVGLSLAPPDAGNELTLSDNDPAALAAAEINAMANERFARVVKSDLFSAFETGRQWDLIVFNAPLLFAAPGGLCHAMAIDTDGKLIKRFMHELPARLKPAGSAYVAWAEGQGLDLPVLAEKQNLTTQVRATDRRGSGIVVNILEVKHA from the coding sequence GTGCTGCGCGAGGTCGAAGAGCACCGGATATCCAGCCACGCCGCTTTGGAACTGCTCGGCGTCACCCATGAATCATCCGCCCTCGATACCGGACACGCGGATTTTATCGCGCAACAGTCGCATCCGGCGATCATCCCCTTCGCTGATCTGACCATCTATGCGCCCTCGCATGTGTATCACCCCTGGCCTCAATCGAGCACACATCTGATGCGCCAAGCCATCGGCGCGTCGCCGTGTCAAGCGGCCATTCTGGAAATCGGCTGCGGTACCGGGGCCGTCGGGTTGTCCCTGGCGCCGCCAGACGCCGGCAACGAACTCACGCTCTCGGACAACGATCCGGCGGCGCTGGCTGCTGCTGAAATCAACGCGATGGCGAACGAACGGTTTGCCCGCGTGGTGAAATCGGATCTTTTCTCCGCCTTCGAGACCGGCCGGCAATGGGACCTAATCGTGTTCAATGCGCCCCTGCTCTTTGCCGCGCCGGGTGGTCTTTGCCACGCGATGGCGATCGACACGGACGGCAAGCTCATCAAGCGGTTCATGCATGAGTTGCCCGCGCGCTTGAAGCCGGCCGGTAGCGCCTATGTTGCGTGGGCGGAAGGCCAGGGGCTTGACCTGCCCGTGCTGGCGGAGAAACAGAATTTAACCACGCAGGTGCGGGCAACCGACCGGCGCGGGAGCGGCATCGTCGTCAATATCCTGGAGGTGAAACATGCCTGA
- a CDS encoding RecT family recombinase, which translates to MNAVPAKTQPPAWRLMIAQTEAAYTDIVRGAGTGLSYSAEQVFAVQACMTNDFLADTASRNPQSLRLAMLNSAAVGLTLNPAEKLAYLVPRDGRVVLDISYRGLIKIAVDIGSIQWAKAELVYKNDQFKSLGPGQLPEHVFDPFEDDRGEFIGAYCVAKLADGSWLTEIMRASEIWKTRDMSQAWVKSKKGPWADWPDEMIKKTVIKRASKTWPASGGRLAKAIHLLNEQGEGLAPEHLALNALDSPEEGDPEKAGEKARNTVTRALNQAAENGMWAAAEQYFRDRFKNQDELAYALRELDNRKQALPAEAGSSDESGDDPA; encoded by the coding sequence ATGAACGCCGTCCCAGCAAAAACTCAACCGCCTGCTTGGCGGCTCATGATCGCCCAAACCGAAGCCGCGTACACCGATATCGTGCGCGGCGCGGGGACGGGACTTAGTTATTCCGCCGAACAGGTGTTCGCCGTGCAAGCCTGCATGACGAACGATTTTCTTGCGGATACCGCTTCCAGGAATCCTCAGAGTCTCCGGCTTGCCATGCTCAATTCCGCAGCCGTCGGGCTGACTTTGAATCCGGCCGAAAAGCTGGCCTATCTCGTCCCGAGAGACGGGCGGGTCGTGCTCGATATCTCGTACCGGGGACTCATCAAGATCGCCGTCGATATCGGCAGCATTCAGTGGGCCAAGGCCGAGCTTGTATACAAGAACGACCAGTTCAAATCACTCGGCCCGGGCCAGTTGCCGGAGCATGTCTTCGACCCGTTCGAGGACGACCGTGGAGAGTTCATCGGCGCCTACTGCGTGGCCAAGCTGGCCGATGGCAGTTGGCTGACCGAGATCATGCGCGCCTCAGAAATCTGGAAGACGCGCGACATGTCTCAGGCCTGGGTCAAAAGCAAGAAGGGCCCGTGGGCCGATTGGCCCGACGAGATGATCAAGAAGACGGTCATCAAGCGTGCCAGCAAGACCTGGCCTGCCAGCGGCGGACGCCTCGCCAAAGCCATCCACCTGCTCAATGAACAGGGGGAAGGTCTGGCGCCCGAGCATCTGGCGCTCAATGCACTTGATTCGCCTGAAGAAGGCGACCCGGAGAAGGCCGGTGAAAAGGCCCGGAACACCGTGACCCGTGCGCTCAACCAGGCCGCAGAAAATGGTATGTGGGCTGCCGCCGAACAGTATTTCCGAGATCGCTTCAAGAACCAGGACGAGCTTGCGTACGCGTTGCGCGAACTCGATAACCGGAAACAGGCATTGCCTGCCGAAGCCGGTTCTTCCGACGAAAGCGGGGACGACCCCGCCTAA
- a CDS encoding single-stranded DNA-binding protein, which produces MQMVIALGNLGKDPEIRYSQSGMPVANVSLACSEKWTDKQSGEQVEKTEWLNLVAFGRTAEIMGEYLKKGSKIFIQGKLQTDKYEKDGQTRYVTKVVVRSMQMLGQPSGGNGNDGEKHRGANQQNSRSAPQPAHAGHSADSGAPDFDFDDDIPF; this is translated from the coding sequence ATGCAAATGGTCATTGCACTCGGAAACCTCGGAAAGGACCCCGAGATCCGTTACTCACAAAGCGGCATGCCGGTCGCGAATGTGTCGCTCGCCTGCAGCGAGAAATGGACGGACAAACAGTCCGGAGAACAGGTCGAGAAGACCGAATGGCTCAATCTCGTTGCGTTCGGACGCACAGCCGAAATCATGGGTGAATATCTCAAGAAAGGTTCGAAGATATTCATTCAAGGCAAGCTGCAGACCGACAAGTACGAGAAGGACGGCCAGACCCGATATGTGACAAAGGTTGTCGTTAGATCCATGCAGATGCTTGGCCAGCCGTCGGGTGGTAATGGCAACGACGGTGAGAAGCACCGCGGAGCGAATCAGCAAAATTCGCGTTCGGCGCCTCAGCCCGCCCATGCCGGTCATTCGGCCGATTCCGGCGCTCCGGATTTCGACTTCGACGACGATATTCCGTTCTGA
- a CDS encoding ribonucleoside-diphosphate reductase subunit alpha: MRGPAYRANAPPDGALPSHQSQRSLPMMNVIKREGTIVPFDRTRIEVAVTKAFLDVENRKGEEPGRRIKEIASAITDDVMAALDRHPDRTPHIEDIQDQVELALMRAGEHKVARAYVLYRERRAAERPKPQDLLDPGLAIHIKDANGKVMPLDGEMLIRRINLACENLAGVEPSRVRELTVKGCYEGMSISDLDQTLVMSARSLIERDPNYAFVAGRLLLDNLYTETTSRLIEPGKRPSRLEMASLYRIGFMQYIREGVRLELIDPVLADYNVSALADAIQPERDLKLDYLGLQTLADRYLIHHDGVRIELPQMLFMRVAMGLAINEVDRETKAVEFYELLSSLDFMSSTPTLFNAGTLRPQLSSCYLTTVPDDLDGIFAAVKDNALLSKFAGGLGNDWTRVRGLGAHIKGTNGKSQGVVPFLKVANDTAVAVNQGGKRKGAVCAYLETWHVDVEEFLELRKNTGDERRRTHDMNTANWIPDLFMKRVAEEGEWTLFSPNETPDLHDLVGTAFEARYAEYEAKAARGELKVFRKLKAVDLWRKMLSMLFETGHPWVAFKDPCNLRSPQQHVGVVHSSNLCTEITLNTSDDEIAVCNLGSVNLAQHVTEQGLDTAKLARTIKTAMRMLDNVIDYNYYSVPQAHRANLRHRPVGLGLMGFQDALYKLRLPYASEAAVEFADRSMEAVSYYAIKASAELARERGAYESFAGSLWSKGILPIDSVGYVSKARGGYCDMDDSATLDWDRIRELVKGGMRNSNTMAIAPTATISNICGVSQSIEPIYQNLYVKSNLSGEFTVVNRYLVADLKQRDLWDEVMVNDLKYYDGSVNAIDRVPDDLKALYATAFEVDPRWLVEAASRRQKWIDQAQSLNLYMAEPSGKKLDNLYKLAWVRGLKTTYYLRSQAATQVEKSNTRVEALPEKADEPKVCSILDPDCEACQ; this comes from the coding sequence GTGCGCGGACCGGCTTACAGGGCCAACGCCCCGCCCGACGGCGCGCTGCCGTCACATCAAAGCCAACGGAGCTTACCTATGATGAACGTCATCAAACGCGAAGGCACAATCGTGCCCTTCGACAGAACCCGCATCGAGGTTGCCGTCACCAAGGCCTTTCTCGATGTCGAAAACCGCAAGGGTGAGGAACCTGGCCGGCGCATCAAGGAGATCGCTTCTGCGATCACCGACGACGTGATGGCCGCACTGGATCGTCACCCCGACCGCACACCTCATATCGAGGATATCCAGGACCAGGTGGAACTGGCGCTGATGCGCGCCGGAGAACACAAGGTCGCGCGCGCTTACGTGCTTTATCGCGAACGCCGCGCAGCCGAACGTCCGAAACCGCAGGACCTGCTCGATCCCGGTCTTGCCATCCATATCAAGGACGCGAACGGCAAGGTCATGCCACTCGATGGCGAGATGCTGATTCGTCGAATCAATCTCGCCTGCGAAAATCTCGCGGGCGTCGAACCTTCCCGCGTGAGGGAATTGACAGTTAAAGGCTGCTACGAAGGCATGTCGATTTCGGACTTGGACCAGACGCTCGTCATGAGCGCCAGATCCCTGATCGAACGCGACCCGAATTACGCCTTTGTCGCTGGCCGATTGCTGCTCGACAACCTCTACACCGAAACAACCAGCCGGCTCATCGAGCCCGGCAAACGTCCGTCGCGCCTGGAAATGGCTTCGCTTTACCGGATCGGTTTCATGCAATACATCCGTGAAGGCGTACGTCTGGAACTGATCGACCCTGTGCTGGCTGATTACAATGTGTCAGCGCTGGCCGATGCCATCCAGCCGGAGCGCGATCTCAAGCTTGATTATCTGGGCCTGCAAACGCTGGCGGACAGGTATCTGATTCATCATGACGGGGTGCGTATCGAACTGCCGCAAATGCTGTTCATGCGCGTCGCCATGGGTCTTGCCATCAACGAGGTGGACCGCGAGACCAAGGCCGTCGAGTTCTACGAGCTGCTCTCCTCGCTCGACTTCATGAGTTCGACCCCGACCCTGTTCAACGCCGGCACCCTGCGCCCGCAGCTTTCGAGCTGCTACCTGACCACCGTGCCCGACGACCTCGACGGCATCTTCGCCGCGGTCAAGGACAACGCCCTGCTGTCCAAGTTCGCCGGCGGCCTCGGCAACGACTGGACCCGCGTGCGCGGCCTCGGCGCCCACATCAAGGGCACCAACGGCAAGAGCCAGGGCGTCGTGCCCTTCCTCAAGGTCGCCAACGATACCGCCGTGGCGGTCAACCAGGGCGGCAAGCGCAAGGGCGCGGTGTGCGCCTACCTCGAAACCTGGCACGTCGACGTCGAGGAATTCCTCGAACTGCGCAAGAACACCGGCGACGAGCGCCGCCGCACGCACGACATGAACACCGCCAACTGGATTCCCGACCTGTTCATGAAGCGCGTCGCCGAGGAAGGCGAGTGGACGCTGTTCTCGCCCAACGAGACGCCCGACCTGCACGACCTCGTCGGCACCGCCTTCGAGGCCCGCTACGCCGAGTACGAGGCCAAGGCCGCGCGCGGCGAGCTCAAGGTCTTCCGCAAGCTCAAGGCGGTCGACCTGTGGCGCAAGATGCTGTCCATGCTGTTCGAGACCGGGCACCCCTGGGTCGCCTTCAAGGACCCCTGCAATCTGCGTTCGCCGCAGCAGCACGTCGGCGTCGTGCACAGCTCGAATTTGTGTACCGAGATCACCCTCAACACCTCCGACGACGAGATCGCCGTGTGCAACCTCGGCAGCGTCAACCTCGCCCAGCACGTCACCGAGCAGGGACTGGACACCGCCAAGCTCGCGCGCACCATCAAGACCGCGATGCGCATGCTCGACAACGTCATCGACTACAACTACTACAGCGTGCCCCAGGCGCACCGCGCCAACCTGCGCCACCGTCCGGTGGGCTTAGGGCTCATGGGCTTCCAGGACGCCCTGTATAAGCTCCGCCTGCCCTACGCCAGCGAGGCCGCGGTCGAATTCGCCGACCGCTCCATGGAGGCCGTGTCCTACTACGCCATCAAGGCCTCAGCCGAACTGGCAAGGGAACGCGGTGCATACGAGTCGTTTGCAGGCTCGCTCTGGTCGAAAGGCATCCTGCCGATCGATTCCGTGGGATACGTAAGCAAGGCGCGAGGTGGATATTGCGATATGGACGATAGCGCAACGCTCGACTGGGATCGCATTCGCGAACTGGTGAAGGGCGGCATGCGCAACTCCAACACCATGGCCATCGCCCCGACCGCGACCATCTCCAACATCTGCGGCGTGTCGCAGTCGATCGAGCCGATTTACCAGAACCTGTACGTCAAATCGAATCTCTCCGGAGAATTCACGGTCGTCAATCGGTATCTGGTGGCGGACCTCAAGCAGCGGGATTTGTGGGACGAGGTCATGGTCAACGACCTCAAGTACTACGACGGTTCGGTCAACGCCATAGACCGCGTGCCGGACGACCTCAAGGCCCTCTACGCCACAGCCTTCGAGGTTGACCCGCGGTGGTTGGTTGAGGCTGCATCGCGCCGCCAGAAGTGGATCGATCAGGCCCAGTCGCTCAACCTGTACATGGCCGAGCCGTCCGGCAAGAAGCTGGACAACCTGTATAAGCTCGCCTGGGTGCGCGGCCTGAAAACGACGTATTACCTGAGAAGCCAGGCGGCAACTCAGGTTGAAAAATCCAATACGCGGGTCGAAGCCTTGCCGGAAAAAGCAGACGAACCCAAGGTTTGTTCCATCCTTGATCCGGACTGCGAAGCCTGTCAGTAA